A genomic region of Nitrospirota bacterium contains the following coding sequences:
- a CDS encoding HlyD family efflux transporter periplasmic adaptor subunit gives MRYIAFFLMFVLFCPAVTVAGVDSKDISVPAENRLLVRRASKDIRLIGYTRKERSMTVSSEVPGRVFSVNYDVGQAVGKKPFIEIEPTFIDLEIEKTEQFIKKLDIALKRMQVRVAYLEKEFLRVDTLYRRERATGVKRDAAAQELEQARLELDSTVQERAVQKTVLRELSERKLRHNIYAPGGWIVTKRMVEPGEVIQPGTPLAEVSDYSGLVVPFSLSSEELSAIESLTEEFDAELEGVPVKASLKWINPEFDEKTRKLNVELVIRDFRGQGRGGLMFVLPLQIRSEGLFIPKPAVTSRYENPTVTVKETGEVVKLTPLGEFGDYLRVAADERLVPGTELFAAGQR, from the coding sequence ATGCGTTATATTGCTTTCTTTCTGATGTTTGTCTTGTTCTGTCCCGCTGTCACCGTTGCCGGGGTGGACAGTAAGGATATTTCAGTGCCTGCTGAAAACAGGCTGCTCGTCAGGAGGGCAAGCAAAGATATCAGGCTGATCGGTTATACCAGGAAGGAACGATCCATGACCGTATCCTCAGAGGTCCCGGGAAGGGTTTTCAGTGTCAATTATGATGTGGGGCAAGCAGTCGGCAAGAAACCCTTTATAGAGATAGAGCCAACCTTTATTGATCTTGAGATAGAAAAAACAGAGCAGTTTATAAAAAAGCTGGATATAGCCCTGAAAAGGATGCAGGTGAGGGTTGCCTATCTTGAAAAGGAATTCCTCAGGGTTGATACCCTTTACAGGAGGGAGAGGGCTACAGGGGTCAAGAGGGACGCTGCTGCCCAGGAGCTTGAACAGGCAAGGCTTGAACTTGATTCAACGGTTCAGGAGAGGGCAGTCCAGAAAACTGTATTAAGAGAGCTGTCGGAGCGGAAGCTCCGTCACAACATCTATGCACCCGGGGGATGGATTGTCACGAAACGGATGGTCGAGCCTGGAGAAGTTATTCAGCCGGGGACTCCTCTTGCTGAGGTCTCCGACTACAGCGGGCTTGTTGTGCCATTCTCCTTATCAAGTGAGGAGCTTTCAGCCATCGAGTCCCTTACTGAAGAGTTTGATGCTGAACTTGAAGGGGTGCCGGTTAAGGCGTCTCTCAAGTGGATCAACCCAGAGTTTGATGAAAAGACAAGGAAGCTGAATGTAGAGTTGGTAATCCGGGATTTCCGTGGTCAGGGAAGGGGCGGGCTCATGTTTGTTCTGCCACTCCAGATTCGCTCAGAAGGCCTTTTTATCCCCAAACCCGCTGTTACCAGCCGTTACGAAAACCCCACAGTGACTGTAAAGGAGACGGGTGAGGTCGTAAAGCTCACGCCCCTTGGCGAATTTGGTGATTACCTGAGAGTGGCGGCAGACGAACGCCTTGTCCCGGGCACTGAACTCTTTGCTGCAGGGCAGAGATGA
- a CDS encoding mechanosensitive ion channel family protein produces MIEDIMQRTFFSNTISDYLVSLAILVVGVLVVMVLKRIIIKRLKVWADKTTTTLDDFFVRIVDSKLVPVFYFGVIYLSIHTLTLGLSFTKAFDIVIAVLLTIFSVRFIVAIVNYAIESVWLKKEEDTTRKYSVKGLLPVINVIIWGIAITFLLDNLGFKISTVIAGLGIGGVAVALAAQTVLGDLFSYFAILFDRPFKIGDFIIVGDYLGTIEHVGIKTTRIRSLSGEQVIFSNTDLTNSRVRNYKRMNKRRVVFSLGVTYQTGLQEVKEIPKVISGIIKNIDLTAFDRAHFSSFGDFSLNFEVVYNVLSSDYNKYMDIQQEINFQIKEEFEKRGIEFAYPTQTLFITKA; encoded by the coding sequence ATGATCGAGGATATCATGCAGCGGACTTTTTTCAGCAACACCATATCGGATTATCTCGTCAGTCTTGCGATTCTCGTTGTCGGTGTTCTTGTAGTCATGGTCTTGAAGCGTATTATTATAAAGCGGCTCAAGGTCTGGGCTGACAAGACCACCACCACCCTGGATGATTTTTTTGTACGGATTGTCGATAGCAAACTGGTTCCGGTCTTCTATTTCGGTGTGATTTATCTATCCATACACACCCTGACCCTGGGGCTCTCATTCACCAAGGCCTTTGATATCGTTATAGCGGTCCTTCTCACCATCTTCAGCGTCCGTTTCATAGTGGCAATAGTAAATTACGCGATAGAGAGCGTATGGCTCAAAAAGGAAGAGGATACAACCAGGAAGTACAGTGTCAAGGGATTACTCCCGGTAATAAACGTAATCATCTGGGGAATTGCCATCACTTTCCTCCTGGATAACCTGGGATTTAAGATCTCCACGGTAATTGCAGGACTGGGGATTGGTGGTGTAGCGGTTGCTCTGGCAGCTCAGACGGTTTTGGGCGACCTCTTCAGTTACTTTGCCATACTGTTTGACCGGCCGTTCAAGATAGGTGACTTTATTATTGTTGGAGATTACCTGGGAACCATCGAACATGTGGGAATCAAGACTACCCGGATCCGGAGTCTCAGCGGAGAGCAGGTAATCTTTTCCAATACAGACCTTACCAATTCCCGTGTGCGTAACTACAAGAGGATGAACAAGCGCCGCGTGGTTTTCAGTCTGGGAGTCACCTATCAAACGGGCCTGCAGGAGGTGAAGGAGATCCCCAAGGTTATTTCCGGGATTATAAAGAATATCGACCTTACTGCCTTTGACCGTGCTCACTTCTCTTCTTTTGGAGACTTCAGTCTCAACTTCGAGGTAGTCTATAATGTTCTCAGCAGTGACTACAACAAGTATATGGATATCCAGCAGGAGATTAATTTTCAGATCAAGGAAGAGTTTGAGAAACGCGGAATCGAGTTTGCATATCCGACACAGACATTATTTATAACTAAAGCGTGA
- a CDS encoding glucose-6-phosphate isomerase, with product MISLNFANVMEEVIGEKGLSEREIEALRSKGQDALGQLVQRKWPELAFLDLPDGDTEKIKEIALRIKDDSEFFLLLGIGGSALGPKSILEALSPFHNLRKTPKVFIYDNVDPRTLSGILSITDLKKTTVNVITKSGSTAETVASFMILWEEMEKVLGKKISGRFVATTDPEKGNLREIVKRYGLESLPIPPGVGGRYSVLSAVGLLLAEVIGVDSRALLKGARDMREKCLEEDLWKNPALLMSFILYLLKTEAGRNIDVIIPYADGLKPFSEWFCQLWAESLGKLGMGLTPYPSVGTTDQHSQLQLWVEGPEDKVVIFVRIEDYGVDIKTPHIFEDMEGLNYLCGHSLSELIKAEEESSELALAKAGRPNLTVNMPAIDAYHLGQLFIYFEIVTSLTGFLLGVNPFNQPGVEEGKNLTYGMMGKKGFEERRKEVESAREKKLCWRV from the coding sequence ATGATCTCGCTTAATTTTGCAAATGTAATGGAAGAGGTTATAGGGGAAAAGGGTCTGTCTGAAAGAGAAATCGAGGCTCTAAGAAGCAAGGGGCAGGATGCCCTTGGGCAGCTGGTGCAGAGAAAGTGGCCGGAGCTTGCCTTTCTTGACCTACCTGACGGAGATACGGAAAAGATAAAGGAAATTGCACTCAGGATAAAGGACGACTCGGAGTTTTTTCTTTTACTCGGGATAGGCGGCTCAGCCCTGGGACCAAAGTCCATCCTTGAGGCCCTGAGTCCATTCCACAACCTCAGAAAAACCCCAAAGGTCTTTATCTACGACAATGTCGACCCCAGAACCCTTTCAGGCATCCTCTCCATAACAGACCTCAAAAAGACGACTGTAAACGTAATTACGAAATCCGGCAGCACTGCCGAGACCGTAGCCTCCTTTATGATACTCTGGGAAGAGATGGAAAAGGTCCTCGGCAAAAAGATATCCGGGAGGTTTGTGGCTACTACTGATCCTGAAAAGGGCAATCTTAGGGAAATAGTAAAACGTTACGGGCTGGAATCACTCCCCATCCCCCCTGGTGTTGGAGGCAGGTATTCGGTATTGAGCGCAGTGGGTCTCCTGCTCGCAGAGGTTATCGGGGTGGATTCAAGAGCGCTCCTTAAGGGAGCACGGGATATGAGGGAGAAGTGCCTGGAGGAGGACCTGTGGAAAAATCCAGCCCTCCTCATGTCGTTCATCCTTTACCTTTTGAAGACTGAAGCAGGAAGGAATATAGATGTTATCATCCCCTACGCCGATGGACTGAAGCCATTTTCAGAATGGTTCTGTCAGCTATGGGCAGAGAGTCTCGGCAAGCTTGGCATGGGACTGACTCCCTATCCCTCTGTTGGAACCACTGATCAGCACTCCCAGTTACAGCTCTGGGTGGAAGGCCCTGAAGACAAGGTGGTTATCTTCGTCAGGATAGAAGATTACGGTGTGGATATAAAGACACCGCACATATTTGAGGATATGGAGGGTCTTAATTACCTCTGTGGACACTCCCTCTCTGAACTCATAAAGGCTGAAGAGGAGTCTTCAGAGCTTGCACTGGCAAAGGCTGGAAGACCAAACCTTACCGTAAACATGCCTGCCATCGACGCCTATCACCTGGGACAGCTCTTTATCTACTTTGAGATTGTTACGTCCCTCACAGGATTTCTCCTCGGCGTTAATCCCTTTAATCAGCCGGGGGTTGAAGAGGGGAAAAACCTCACCTACGGCATGATGGGCAAAAAAGGATTTGAGGAGAGGCGTAAAGAGGTTGAGTCCGCAAGGGAGAAAAAGCTCTGCTGGAGGGTCTGA